A stretch of Branchiostoma lanceolatum isolate klBraLanc5 chromosome 14, klBraLanc5.hap2, whole genome shotgun sequence DNA encodes these proteins:
- the LOC136448827 gene encoding cytochrome P450 2U1-like, whose amino-acid sequence MEDVVVLNGGRTIKDALVESRHVFSCRPDVYVLDAITGFGQSVATARWTDEFVLRRKLSYNILKSLGMRLSPGHAEDVVLEESNCLCQKILSFNGEPFDIVDVSNAAFSNVVCSMVFGRRFDYDDPKLSQLRRNVKSIARAISSCQILSLFPILRFLPLENQSGRKAIRLAEMLQAFIREEVEDHRATLDPANPRDFIDYSLLELAKPNPTGGYTEEHLVFFVANLFTAGTEGGSMTLAWGILYMILNPDIQTKVQEELDRVVGRDGGLPSIRHRLQLPYVEATVLEIQRIRQVIPLNLPHATTTAINFRGYDIPAGTQVLTNLWSAHMDPEVWTDPDVFQPERFLDQDGRVISSPESFMPFSAGDRLCLGEKLAKTELFLLFSAVMLRYKFMLPEGEPKPSTRGRCGFTLTPPPFKLCVIPR is encoded by the exons GTGTTGCTACTGCAAGATGGACCGACGAATTCGTGCTGCGCAGAAAGCTGTCCTACAACATCCTAAAGTCCTTAGGGATGAGACTCAGTCCCGGCCATGCTGAAGACGTCGTTCTGGAGGAATCCAACTGTCTCTGTCAAAAG ATACTATCATTCAACGGCGAACCATTTGACATTGTGGACGTATCGAATGCTGCCTTTTCTAACGTGGTGTGCTCCATGGTTTTCGGACGCCGGTTCGACTACGACGATCCTAAACTGAGCCAGCTTCGCCGTAACGTGAAGAGCATAGCGAGGGCCATCAGCAGCTGCCAGATCCTCAGTCTCTTCCCCATTCTTCGCTTTTTACCACTTG AGAACCAATCCGGTCGAAAAGCAATACGACTTGCCGAGATGCTTCAGGCGTTCATCCGGGAGGAGGTGGAGGACCATCGCGCCACCCTGGACCCGGCCAACCCGCGAGACTTCATCGACTACAGCCTGCTGGAGCTGGCCAAACCGAACCCCACTGGTGGATACACAGAGGAACATCTGGTGTTCTTCGTGGCCAACTTGTTCACGGCAGGAACCGAGGGCGGCAGCATGACCCTGGCTTGGGGAATTCTTTACATGATCCTGAATCCAGACATCCAGACAAAG GTACAGGAGGAACTGGATCGTGTGGTCGGTAGAGACGGCGGTCTTCCCTCCATCCGTCACCGCCTGCAGCTGCCGTACGTCGAGGCGACTGTTCTGGAGATCCAGAGGATCCGCCAGGTCATTCCACTCAACCTCCCTCACGCCACAACCACGGCCATTAACTTCCGAGGGTACGACATACCGGCTGGAACACAG GTGCTAACTAATCTGTGGTCAGCACACATGGACCCAGAAGTGTGGACAGATCCAGACGTCTTCCAGCCTGAGCGCTTTCTGGACCAAGACGGGCGAGTCATCAGCAGCCCGGAGTCGTTCATGCCTTTCTCCGCAG GTGATCGTCTGTGTCTTGGAGAGAAACTGGCCAAAACCGAGTTGTTCCTGTTATTCTCTGCCGTGATGCTACGCTACAAGTTCATGCTACCAGAGGGCGAGCCAAAACCATCGACAAGAGGACGCTGCGGATTTACTCTAACTCCTCCTCCATTCAAGTTGTGTGTTATCCCCCGATAG
- the LOC136448839 gene encoding FAD-dependent oxidoreductase domain-containing protein 2-like yields MYDCDSEAPSKLEPTAETADKDLCDICDSRGYRYTSDIRMALTLSRFVLVMTCSAGLVTLALGQSSMIGQERHPAESGDDAAGFSSTKYHDYIIVGAGPSGLQLGYFLQRAGRDYLILEKGDSAGSFYKTYPRHRKLISINKRYTGKTNKEYNLRHDWNSLLSDDETLLMTRYSEELFPSADTYVQYLNDFARKLRLKIQHGVNVRRILKTRDEKEGFSIRDQSGNIFTCRYLVVATGIWVPNEPEFVGKEHVVGYENMTLDLDWYRGKTVLILGKGNSAFETADYIQPVTNFVHLFSRSRVKLAWETHYVGDLRAVNNGLIDTYQLKSLDGVLYTDINNMQVIKHGGQFNIRLVNDSEHRGLHDNFAARSPYDVIIRALGFHFDDSIFDPIIIPKLGEGEKKKYPAIKPNYESVNVESLFFAGTDTHSLDFRKSAGGFIHGFRYTTRALHRLLEWRNHKYPWPSTTLRTTQVMNTLLKRMNEASGLYQMYSVLGDVIIVNDTDTVYLEEVPVQLLPQLETATGHLAPNKVIVMAMEFGKNFSGPGSDPLRHGTATTVPKDAHLAGFLHPVLYYYSHLPTDDDMLRRPLKWILPRPTRLHHVIEDFLFDFSSPVSHVLHLRRFLDTVFGYETRNYFAGSCFKMAMTHTNVPKTCQDQYLHGEGLIHA; encoded by the exons ATGTACGATTGTGACAG TGAGGCTCCTTCAAAGCTAGAGCCGACCGCCGagaccgccgacaaggatctatgCGACATTTGTGACAGCAGGGGATACCGGTATACCAGTGATAT TAGAATGGCTCTAACACTGTCACGTTTCGTACTCGTCATGACCTGCTCGGCTGGTTTGGTTACATTGGCATTGGGCCAATCATCTATGATCGGACAAGAGCGCCACCCAGCGGAGTCTGGCGATGATGCAG cAGGGTTCTCCTCTACAAAGTATCATGATTACATCATAGTGGGCGCAGGTCCATCCGGGCTACAGCTCGGCTACTTTCTCCAGCGGGCCGGGCGAGACTACCTCATCCTCGAGAAGGGTGACTCCGCCGGTTCCTTCTACAAAACGTACCCCCGGCATAGAAAGCTGATCAGTATCAACAAGCGCTACACAGGCAAGACAAACAAG GAGTACAACCTGCGCCATGATTGGAACAGCCTGCTCAGTGACGACGAGACTCTTCTTATGACACGGTACTCAGAAGAATTATTTCCCAGTGCCGACACCTACGTACAATACCTGAACGACTTCGCACGGAAGCTCCGACTTAAGATACAG CACGGAGTTAACGTTAGAAGAATCTTGAAGACGCGTGACGAGAAAGAGGGTTTCTCTATCCGAGATCAGAGCGGAAATATTTTCACATGCAG GTACCTAGTAGTGGCGACGGGAATTTGGGTTCCAAATGAGCCTGAGTTTGTTGGAAAGGAACATGTCGTCGGTTATGAGAACATGACGCTGGACCTGGACTGGTACCGGGGAAAGACAGTCCTTATTCTGGGGAAAG GTAACTCGGCATTCGAAACAGCTGACTACATCCAACCCGTGACTAACTTCGTCCACTTGTTCTCCCGGTCGCGCGTCAAGCTTGCATGGGAAACGCACTATGTAGGAGACCTCAG GGCTGTCAACAACGGTTTGATTGACACCTATCAGCTCAAGTCTCTGGACGGCGTCCTCTACACGGACATCAACAACATGCAggtcatcaaacatggcggccagTTCAACATCAGACTGGTGAATGACTCCGAACACAGGGGACTGCACGATAActtcgcagcgaggtcgccatatgacgtcatcatccggGCACTTGGGTTCCATTTCGACGACAGCATTTTTGACCC GATTATCATTCCTAAGCTTGGCGAAGGTGAAAAGAAGAAGTACCCTGCCATTAAACCGAACTACGAGTCCGTCAACGTGGAAAGCCTGTTCTTTGCCGGCACCGACACTCACTCCCTCGACTTCCGCAAGTCCGCTGGCGGTTTTATTCACGGGTTTAGATACACAA CGCGTGCTCTTCATCGTCTGTTAGAGTGGAGAAACCACAAG TATCCTTGGCCTTCCACGACGCTTCGTACAACCCAGGTGATGAACACGCTACTGAAGAGAATGAACGAAGCTTCTGGGCTTTACCAGATGTACAGCGTGCTGGGGGACGTTATCATCGTCAATGA CACTGACACTGTGTACCTGGAAGAGGTTCCGGTTCAACTTCTACCACAACTTGAGACAGCCACAGGGCATCTTGCGCCTAACAAGGTCATTGTGATGGCGATGGAATTCGGTAAAAACTTTTCAG GCCCTGGTTCAGATCCGTTACGACATGGCACTGCAACAACAGTTCCCAAAGACGCACACCTTGCGGGGTTCCTTCACCCTGTGCTGTACTACTATTCACATTTACCCACAG ATGATGACATGCTACGCCGGCCCTTGAAATGGATTTTACCCCGACCAACCAGGCTCCACCACGTCATCGAAGACTTTCTGTTCGACTTCAGCTCTCCGGTGAGCCACGTCCTGCACCTGAGGCGGTTCTTGGACACTGTGTTCGGATATGAGACAAG AAACTACTTCGCAGGGTCGTGTTTCAAGATGGCGATGACTCACACCAATGTTCCCAAGACTTGTCAGGACCAGTATCTACATGGTGAAGGGTTGATACACGCCTAG